A single Acidaminococcus sp. DNA region contains:
- a CDS encoding protein-ADP-ribose hydrolase — translation MGETGKKSTPEVNPPERKKNMTQNERLDALIAYLLKEDPDYDALRVPGTVAEKKEFLRSLMNVRNPSPVTEEFLKVQDAYLKEEMKSRGIVELSALQPAAAGIYIRKGDITQLAADAVVDAADKELLGCFTPCHDCVDNAVHSAAGVQLRLECALIAGQKGGEVSVAQPEITHGWNLPCKYVIHVVGPVVYGFASEKEREMLALSYRSSLDLALKNDLHSIAFPCISVGQNGFAPEEAAPIAVRTVRDWQGEHPDTMKVVFDVYNASDEELYKELLTK, via the coding sequence GTGGGGGAAACGGGAAAGAAATCAACACCGGAAGTCAATCCACCCGAAAGGAAGAAAAACATGACCCAGAATGAACGTCTTGACGCGTTGATTGCATATTTGCTGAAAGAAGATCCTGACTATGATGCCCTTCGTGTACCGGGGACAGTGGCGGAGAAGAAAGAGTTTTTGCGCAGTCTCATGAATGTTCGTAACCCGTCACCGGTTACAGAAGAATTTCTTAAAGTGCAGGATGCGTATCTCAAGGAAGAAATGAAGAGCCGCGGGATTGTAGAGCTTTCTGCTTTGCAGCCGGCTGCTGCCGGAATTTATATCAGAAAAGGTGATATCACGCAGCTGGCCGCAGATGCAGTCGTAGACGCCGCAGATAAGGAACTGCTTGGCTGTTTCACGCCGTGTCATGACTGCGTCGACAATGCCGTTCATTCGGCTGCCGGCGTGCAGCTGCGCCTGGAATGTGCCCTTATTGCGGGACAGAAGGGCGGGGAAGTTTCCGTGGCACAGCCGGAGATTACCCATGGCTGGAACCTACCGTGTAAATATGTTATCCACGTGGTGGGACCGGTCGTGTATGGCTTTGCTTCTGAAAAAGAACGGGAAATGCTGGCTCTCAGTTATCGTTCTTCGCTGGATCTGGCGCTTAAAAACGATTTGCACAGCATTGCGTTTCCCTGCATTTCAGTGGGGCAGAATGGATTTGCGCCCGAAGAGGCGGCTCCCATCGCCGTACGTACAGTCAGGGACTGGCAGGGGGAACATCCTGATACAATGAAAGTCGTCTTTGACGTCTACAATGCCTCCGATGAAGAGCTGTACAAAGAGCTGCTGACAAAATAA
- a CDS encoding lactonase family protein translates to MYAYVGCRTTEKRHARGKGISFYKIDENGNWTLQNITKILDNPSYLSFDRNKNFLYTVHGDFHEVSAFKVHADGNLEFLNTVDSQGRNPVYITPSLNNKFLFCASLQGGAVASLPIRADGSLGEAVYVEHLEGLTETGVSHAHQCLLDHTGKFLLVPTQARKIGYERVWVLRVDQETGKMTRADIQDARTYDEPRHIALSPDNKRAYLVNEKGNSVRFFNFDDTTGKLTPLQVTPSLPEDYVGQGQASAILVHPNGRFVYESNRIHESIAVYRVEEPSGFLRIEQFISCEGKTPRFITFSPDNKELVVANEDSDTIKFFAIDEKTGKLTFTGKTVATESPTSLVFK, encoded by the coding sequence ATGTACGCATATGTAGGATGCAGAACCACTGAAAAACGCCATGCCAGAGGCAAAGGCATTTCTTTCTACAAGATTGATGAAAATGGGAATTGGACACTTCAAAATATCACGAAGATCCTGGACAATCCGTCTTATTTATCTTTTGATCGGAATAAAAATTTTCTGTACACCGTTCACGGTGACTTTCATGAAGTAAGTGCTTTTAAGGTCCATGCAGACGGTAATCTGGAATTTCTCAATACGGTAGATTCTCAAGGACGGAATCCTGTCTATATTACTCCTTCGCTGAATAATAAGTTCCTGTTCTGTGCTTCCCTGCAGGGCGGCGCCGTAGCAAGCCTTCCGATTCGTGCGGACGGCAGTCTCGGAGAAGCTGTGTATGTAGAACATCTGGAAGGATTGACGGAAACGGGTGTATCCCACGCTCATCAGTGCCTGCTGGACCATACGGGCAAGTTCCTGCTCGTTCCGACTCAGGCCCGCAAGATTGGATATGAACGAGTCTGGGTACTGCGCGTGGATCAGGAAACGGGCAAAATGACTCGTGCCGACATCCAGGATGCCCGTACCTATGATGAACCCAGACACATCGCATTATCACCGGATAATAAGAGAGCTTACCTCGTGAATGAAAAGGGAAACAGCGTTCGTTTCTTCAACTTTGATGATACGACGGGCAAACTGACGCCGCTTCAGGTAACCCCGTCTCTGCCGGAAGATTACGTCGGCCAGGGACAGGCCAGCGCTATCCTGGTTCATCCTAACGGCCGCTTTGTGTATGAATCCAACCGAATCCATGAAAGCATTGCTGTATACCGTGTTGAGGAGCCGTCCGGTTTTCTGCGGATTGAACAATTTATTTCCTGTGAAGGCAAGACACCGCGCTTCATTACTTTCAGTCCCGACAATAAGGAACTTGTGGTAGCTAACGAGGATTCCGATACGATTAAATTCTTTGCCATTGATGAAAAGACGGGGAAACTGACCTTTACCGGCAAGACCGTCGCTACGGAAAGCCCGACAAGCCTGGTATTCAAATAA
- a CDS encoding aminotransferase class I/II-fold pyridoxal phosphate-dependent enzyme, which yields MKLFFENDYNCGCAPEILKRLEKENWQPRVGYGCDDITQAAAAKILAATGTPDGDVYFAEGGTQTNATVIAAYLHTYDGVVAAETGHIACHEAGAVEASGHKVLTIPGQVDKISADALKDYLETFYAGESYTHMVQPGMVYISHPTEYGSLYTKKELEAIHTVCTAYHLPLFVDGARLGYALACKENDIALQDLGRLCDVFYVGGTKVGALFGEAIVFPKGMPAFFPTHAKQRGAMLAKGFVTAEQFDELFTNHLYVRLGQHGIDMAMKLKKGLADKGYQFHIDSPTNQQFIIVTDEQVKALHEKIYFENWEKKDANHTVIRFVTSWSTREEDVDALLKLM from the coding sequence ATGAAGTTGTTTTTTGAAAATGATTATAACTGCGGGTGTGCACCGGAAATCCTGAAACGCCTGGAAAAAGAAAACTGGCAGCCCCGGGTTGGATATGGCTGCGATGACATTACACAAGCCGCGGCAGCAAAAATTCTGGCGGCGACAGGCACGCCTGATGGGGATGTTTACTTTGCCGAAGGTGGTACACAGACCAATGCGACCGTCATTGCAGCTTATCTCCATACGTATGATGGTGTTGTGGCTGCAGAGACCGGTCACATTGCCTGCCACGAAGCCGGCGCCGTAGAAGCTTCCGGTCATAAGGTACTGACCATCCCCGGACAGGTCGATAAAATCAGTGCAGATGCACTGAAAGACTATCTGGAAACTTTCTATGCCGGCGAAAGCTACACTCACATGGTACAGCCCGGGATGGTATACATATCCCATCCAACGGAGTACGGCAGTCTTTACACTAAAAAAGAACTGGAAGCTATTCATACTGTCTGTACCGCTTACCACCTGCCTCTCTTTGTTGACGGTGCACGGCTTGGCTATGCACTCGCCTGCAAGGAAAATGATATTGCCCTGCAGGACCTGGGAAGACTCTGTGATGTCTTCTACGTCGGCGGAACCAAAGTGGGTGCCCTGTTCGGGGAAGCCATCGTTTTCCCGAAAGGCATGCCGGCTTTTTTCCCGACGCATGCTAAACAGCGTGGCGCTATGCTGGCTAAAGGATTTGTCACAGCTGAACAGTTCGACGAACTCTTTACGAATCACCTTTATGTCAGATTGGGACAGCATGGCATCGATATGGCCATGAAACTGAAAAAAGGCCTGGCTGACAAAGGATATCAATTTCACATTGATTCCCCAACGAATCAGCAGTTTATTATCGTGACGGATGAACAGGTAAAAGCGCTGCACGAAAAGATTTACTTCGAAAATTGGGAGAAGAAGGATGCCAATCATACAGTCATCCGCTTTGTGACGAGCTGGTCCACCCGGGAAGAAGATGTCGACGCTTTGCTGAAGCTGATGTAA
- a CDS encoding LysR family transcriptional regulator gives MDSRELQYVIAVAQTHSFSQAAKLVMVSQPALSQYIRRLEHRLGCTLFYRNTQKVELTPAGKVFVERAQDILGSIHNLEKEMEKYRWGKHNLLTIGASQFYGKYVLAPMIDVLRSKMPESHIQITEGRSELLESQIVLHKLDIGIFPEPIYHQEISFLPIYEEYAYFAFSEKNKEAVNIAKSAWDGDKIDLYAFRHLPFVLLRKGLKFHDFAEAICSSFHFQPRSVYESDNLDTVYTLINHNYGVGFLPSTLLPSIDEKRNHVRFYPITSPLARRRIGIAYLTARYKKKELESVASIVSKEIHRLLEKQPKKVMNG, from the coding sequence ATGGACAGCCGTGAACTGCAGTATGTAATCGCCGTCGCCCAGACCCACAGCTTTTCACAGGCGGCAAAGCTTGTCATGGTAAGCCAGCCTGCGCTCAGCCAATACATCCGTCGGCTCGAACATCGTCTGGGATGCACCCTTTTTTATCGAAATACCCAAAAAGTAGAACTTACACCGGCGGGAAAAGTTTTCGTAGAACGCGCTCAAGATATTTTGGGCAGTATACATAATTTGGAAAAGGAGATGGAAAAGTACCGCTGGGGAAAACACAACCTGTTGACGATCGGAGCCTCTCAGTTTTACGGGAAGTACGTGCTTGCACCGATGATTGATGTTCTCCGCAGCAAAATGCCCGAATCCCACATTCAAATTACCGAAGGAAGATCGGAACTTCTGGAAAGCCAGATTGTCTTACACAAATTGGATATAGGCATTTTTCCTGAACCCATATACCACCAGGAAATCAGTTTTCTGCCCATTTATGAAGAATATGCATATTTTGCCTTTTCCGAGAAAAATAAAGAAGCAGTGAATATTGCTAAATCCGCCTGGGATGGAGATAAAATTGACTTATATGCATTCCGTCATCTACCCTTTGTACTGCTGCGGAAAGGTCTTAAATTTCATGATTTTGCAGAAGCCATTTGCAGCAGCTTTCATTTTCAGCCTCGCTCCGTATACGAATCAGACAACCTCGATACAGTTTACACGCTGATTAATCACAATTACGGCGTAGGTTTTCTTCCAAGCACGCTCCTCCCCTCCATTGATGAAAAACGGAATCACGTCCGTTTCTACCCGATTACTTCACCGCTGGCCAGACGCCGCATCGGTATCGCTTATCTGACGGCCCGTTATAAAAAGAAGGAACTGGAAAGTGTAGCGAGCATTGTATCCAAAGAAATCCATAGATTGTTGGAAAAGCAGCCTAAAAAGGTGATGAACGGCTAG
- a CDS encoding aconitate hydratase: MKENITQKLIRMHLAKPAELVPGNEIALTVDHTLTHDINAVMAYLAFEALEVPRVKTKLSVSYVDHNLLQVDNKTPDDHIYLQTQAKKQGIVLSKAGNGICHALHCARFAKPGYLLLGGDSHTPSCGAVGMLSIGVGGMDIATALAGLPYVLRMPKVVKVELKNHLRPGVAAKDIVLEMLRRVSVKGGTGKVFEYVGEGAASLSVPERMTITNMGAEMNATTSIFPADETVRAYLAAQGREEDYKEILPDPGCTYDEEMTIDLSTLEPLVALPDLPDNVVTVWEAPKKRVQQVYIGSCTNGSYSDFKKAALVLKGHHVAEDVSLVCGVSSRQIYLQLMKDGVIADLMTAGARFLELACGPCCGIGCAPCTKGISVRTSNRNFKGRSSTPDAKLFLVSPETAAATAITGVLTTAEEVMDDVSVLADVKEPETYPVDDSLFLKPAPADNDVQIIRGPNIKPLPVADPPENELSAQVSLKARDNVSTDDITPASAKFSSMRSNMPAMAEYAFCRYDPEFSKRAKSMGKSFIVGGANYGQGSSREHAAITPMYLGVKMIITKSFARIHKANLINHGIIPAVFADPSDYDKIDQSDVLTIHGLRDHMPEKELTVEDETKHFSFKIRLELSDLEVQILLAGGKLRYTKKLLAENK, encoded by the coding sequence ATGAAAGAGAATATCACTCAAAAATTGATCCGCATGCATCTCGCTAAGCCGGCCGAACTGGTGCCGGGAAACGAAATTGCATTGACAGTGGATCATACGCTGACCCACGATATCAATGCTGTTATGGCTTATCTGGCTTTTGAGGCGCTGGAAGTGCCTCGTGTCAAGACGAAACTTTCCGTGAGCTATGTAGATCATAACTTGCTGCAAGTTGATAACAAGACCCCGGACGATCATATTTATCTGCAGACCCAGGCTAAAAAACAAGGCATCGTGCTTTCTAAGGCTGGTAATGGTATCTGCCACGCTCTGCATTGTGCACGGTTTGCCAAGCCTGGCTATTTGCTTTTAGGCGGCGACAGCCATACCCCGAGCTGCGGTGCTGTTGGGATGCTTTCCATCGGTGTCGGCGGTATGGATATCGCAACGGCGCTCGCCGGGCTGCCTTATGTACTGCGCATGCCGAAAGTTGTTAAGGTTGAACTGAAGAATCATCTCCGTCCCGGTGTGGCCGCAAAGGATATTGTTCTTGAAATGCTGCGCCGCGTATCTGTGAAAGGCGGTACGGGCAAGGTGTTTGAATATGTGGGAGAAGGGGCCGCATCCCTCTCTGTGCCGGAACGCATGACCATTACGAATATGGGTGCCGAAATGAATGCGACAACGTCCATTTTCCCTGCTGATGAAACGGTTCGCGCCTATCTGGCTGCTCAGGGAAGAGAAGAAGATTATAAGGAAATTCTGCCGGACCCCGGCTGTACGTATGATGAAGAAATGACTATTGACCTCAGTACGCTGGAACCTCTGGTTGCGTTGCCGGATCTGCCGGATAACGTCGTCACGGTGTGGGAAGCTCCGAAGAAAAGAGTGCAGCAGGTTTATATCGGAAGCTGCACGAACGGCTCCTATTCTGATTTTAAGAAAGCAGCGCTGGTACTGAAAGGACACCATGTAGCCGAGGATGTCAGTCTTGTCTGCGGCGTCAGCTCCCGTCAGATTTACCTGCAGCTGATGAAGGACGGTGTCATTGCCGACTTGATGACGGCCGGTGCCCGTTTCCTGGAACTGGCCTGCGGCCCTTGCTGCGGCATTGGCTGTGCTCCCTGCACGAAGGGAATTTCTGTTCGTACTTCCAACCGTAACTTTAAGGGACGCAGCAGTACGCCGGATGCCAAACTGTTCCTCGTGAGCCCTGAAACAGCGGCTGCTACAGCGATTACCGGTGTCCTGACGACGGCGGAAGAAGTGATGGATGATGTTTCCGTGCTGGCAGATGTCAAGGAACCGGAAACCTATCCGGTTGATGACAGCCTGTTCCTGAAGCCGGCTCCCGCAGACAATGATGTACAAATTATTCGTGGACCGAATATCAAGCCGCTGCCGGTCGCAGATCCTCCGGAAAACGAACTGAGTGCCCAGGTCAGCCTGAAAGCACGTGACAATGTGTCGACCGATGATATCACGCCGGCCAGTGCCAAGTTTTCCTCCATGCGTTCCAATATGCCGGCTATGGCCGAATATGCATTTTGCCGCTATGACCCGGAATTTTCCAAGCGTGCCAAGAGCATGGGAAAGAGCTTTATCGTCGGTGGGGCTAACTATGGCCAGGGCTCTTCCCGTGAACATGCAGCGATTACTCCGATGTATCTCGGCGTGAAGATGATTATTACCAAGAGCTTTGCCCGTATCCATAAAGCCAACTTAATCAATCATGGTATCATTCCGGCCGTTTTTGCGGATCCGTCTGATTATGACAAGATTGACCAGAGTGATGTACTGACGATTCACGGTCTGCGTGATCACATGCCGGAAAAAGAATTGACTGTGGAAGATGAAACCAAACATTTCAGTTTTAAGATTCGTCTTGAATTGAGCGATTTGGAAGTACAAATTCTGCTCGCGGGCGGTAAGTTGAGATATACCAAAAAACTGTTAGCTGAGAATAAGTAA
- a CDS encoding nitroreductase family protein, with the protein MNAVIQAMLDRRSVRKYKNDPVPREMLDTIIRAGLYAASGMGRQQTLIVAITDPGMIKKLSEVNCRIGGWDEKFDPFYGAPAVLIVLAKKGLPTAVEDGSLVLANLLLAASSLGLGSCWIHRAREEFEMPEWQDFLRKHGVTDEYIGIGHCIVGYAAEKPKAAPRKDGRVIYVEKKRKES; encoded by the coding sequence ATGAATGCTGTAATTCAAGCGATGCTGGATCGTCGGAGTGTCCGCAAGTACAAAAATGATCCTGTGCCCAGGGAAATGCTCGATACAATCATCAGGGCCGGCTTGTACGCGGCAAGCGGCATGGGGCGTCAACAGACATTGATTGTGGCGATAACGGATCCCGGAATGATTAAAAAATTGTCCGAAGTCAATTGCAGGATTGGCGGTTGGGATGAGAAATTCGACCCCTTCTACGGAGCGCCTGCTGTGCTCATTGTTCTTGCTAAAAAAGGCCTCCCGACAGCGGTTGAAGACGGCAGTCTTGTTCTGGCTAATCTGTTGCTCGCTGCTTCTTCCCTGGGGCTTGGCAGCTGCTGGATTCATCGTGCCCGTGAAGAATTTGAAATGCCGGAATGGCAGGATTTTCTCCGCAAACATGGTGTGACGGATGAATACATCGGTATCGGCCACTGCATTGTCGGGTATGCGGCCGAAAAGCCGAAAGCAGCTCCTCGCAAAGATGGCCGTGTCATCTATGTAGAAAAAAAGCGTAAGGAGAGCTGA
- the pepD gene encoding beta-Ala-His dipeptidase, whose amino-acid sequence MTEQMTLEALEKEPVFHYFLALCRIPHPTFQEKLLSDTIFTWARNQGFTCRQDAYHNLYIRKPASTGREKEPAVMLQAHLDMVSQKAPHVVHDFAKDPIPVKLEDDLLTTGGRTTLGADDGIGVALAMALLAADDFSHPELEVLFTTAEEDDFSGALNADVSWFHAPYVIDLDNASEHHATTGSAGGCCVRYERPVTYKRTTASFAFVRCHVGGMRGGHSGEDIHRGRGSAIELLTRMMAEAEKIVTLYLADLKGGSFRIAISRDASAVLAFPADALQKVMALWKKMGEAFKVEYGAVNPDLFIQTEVLPDERFEVLTAEDTRAVLCYLLLAPQGIVEMNGMVPGVVQSSANLGEARLEREKSRFVAVSEPRSSFASRRDAIVDKMRLLSQLFGGTIDVSCVYPGWPDNPDSQLKKMAVSCYRKLYGEELAATPVHVGLECGFFLEKRPELDCISIGPDAGNLHSPQEFVSISSTRRVFAFLKELIGKAVE is encoded by the coding sequence ATGACAGAACAGATGACACTGGAAGCGCTGGAAAAAGAACCGGTGTTTCATTATTTTCTGGCGCTGTGCCGCATTCCGCATCCCACGTTTCAGGAAAAACTTTTGAGTGACACCATTTTCACCTGGGCACGGAATCAGGGTTTTACCTGCCGGCAGGATGCTTACCATAATCTGTATATCCGCAAACCGGCTTCGACGGGACGTGAAAAAGAGCCGGCCGTTATGCTGCAGGCCCATCTCGACATGGTTTCTCAAAAAGCACCTCATGTTGTCCATGATTTCGCCAAAGATCCAATACCGGTGAAGCTTGAAGATGATCTTCTGACAACGGGGGGCCGGACGACGCTGGGAGCTGATGATGGGATTGGAGTAGCGCTTGCTATGGCCCTGCTCGCGGCAGACGATTTTTCTCATCCGGAATTGGAAGTTCTCTTTACTACGGCTGAAGAAGACGATTTCAGCGGCGCCTTGAATGCCGACGTATCGTGGTTCCATGCACCCTATGTGATTGATCTCGATAACGCGTCGGAACACCATGCGACTACGGGCAGTGCCGGCGGCTGCTGCGTTCGCTATGAACGGCCTGTGACTTATAAAAGGACGACGGCTTCCTTTGCGTTCGTACGCTGCCATGTAGGCGGCATGCGGGGCGGTCATTCCGGAGAAGATATCCATCGGGGACGCGGCAGTGCTATTGAACTGTTGACTCGTATGATGGCAGAAGCAGAAAAAATAGTGACGCTTTATCTAGCAGATTTAAAAGGCGGCAGTTTCCGTATTGCCATTTCACGGGATGCCTCGGCAGTCCTCGCTTTCCCTGCAGATGCCCTGCAGAAGGTCATGGCGCTTTGGAAAAAGATGGGTGAGGCCTTCAAGGTAGAGTACGGTGCCGTAAATCCTGACCTTTTCATTCAGACAGAAGTATTGCCTGATGAGCGCTTTGAAGTTCTTACCGCGGAAGATACGCGGGCTGTTTTGTGTTATTTGCTGCTGGCACCCCAGGGGATTGTTGAGATGAATGGTATGGTACCAGGTGTTGTCCAAAGCTCTGCCAACCTTGGCGAGGCAAGATTGGAAAGAGAAAAATCCCGGTTTGTGGCAGTTTCGGAACCGCGTTCTTCGTTTGCTTCGCGGCGTGATGCTATCGTTGATAAAATGCGGCTTCTGAGTCAGCTTTTTGGTGGAACCATCGATGTTTCCTGTGTGTATCCGGGCTGGCCGGACAATCCGGATTCCCAGCTGAAGAAAATGGCAGTTTCCTGCTATCGTAAGCTATACGGGGAAGAACTTGCAGCTACACCGGTTCATGTCGGTTTGGAATGTGGATTTTTCCTGGAAAAACGCCCTGAACTTGATTGTATTTCCATCGGTCCGGACGCGGGCAACCTCCATTCTCCGCAGGAATTTGTCAGTATTTCTTCTACGCGAAGAGTGTTCGCATTCCTTAAAGAACTAATCGGAAAAGCGGTTGAATAA
- a CDS encoding CatB-related O-acetyltransferase translates to MKENVYPCSWDKETVYLKNVVKDPNIIVGDYTMYNDFVKDPRDFEKNNVLYHYPQLNQEKLIMGKFCSIACGAKFMFTAANHALGSLAAYPFPIFDEEWGLDPKDIRDSWDNKGDIVLGNDVWIGYEAVIMQGVTIGDGAIIGCRAVVTKDVPPYAIVGGVPARLIRMRFDEKTIARLEALKWWDWPKEKIRVHIKDLQTGNLDQLEK, encoded by the coding sequence GTGAAAGAAAATGTATATCCCTGCTCGTGGGATAAAGAAACTGTGTACCTGAAAAACGTGGTCAAGGATCCAAACATCATTGTTGGCGATTACACCATGTACAATGACTTTGTAAAGGATCCGCGGGATTTTGAAAAGAACAATGTGCTGTATCATTATCCGCAGCTGAACCAGGAAAAGTTAATTATGGGGAAGTTTTGTTCCATTGCCTGCGGCGCGAAATTTATGTTTACGGCAGCCAATCATGCTCTGGGTTCATTGGCAGCGTATCCTTTCCCCATCTTTGATGAAGAGTGGGGACTTGATCCCAAAGATATCCGCGATTCCTGGGATAACAAGGGAGATATCGTGCTGGGTAACGATGTCTGGATTGGCTATGAAGCTGTCATCATGCAGGGCGTTACCATCGGTGATGGAGCCATTATCGGGTGTCGGGCTGTCGTGACGAAAGATGTGCCGCCTTATGCCATTGTGGGCGGCGTGCCTGCCAGATTGATCCGTATGCGCTTTGACGAGAAAACAATTGCTCGTCTCGAAGCTCTTAAATGGTGGGATTGGCCCAAAGAAAAAATCAGGGTACACATCAAGGATCTGCAGACTGGTAATCTTGATCAGCTCGAAAAGTGA
- a CDS encoding 4Fe-4S binding protein: MIKEVKTVVFSPTGSTAALVKKVGEKIAKVLGVPVSSDNFTLPEGQKAVRSYDADTLVVFGTPTYAGRVPNKALPFVQTLFTGHDTPAVALVTFGNRSYDSALTELAQELTAHGFHAVSAGAFARKHAFANIGTEHPTEADDALLEQLVAETAALLQKGKVPDVVIRDGAPVAPYYIPKGEDGQPAKFLKAKPKTDLTKCDHCGKCAEVCPMGSINKENTDEVPGICIKCQACIVYCPKQAKYFDDPRFLSHKAMLEKNFQRTAASEIFVGK; encoded by the coding sequence ATGATCAAAGAAGTCAAAACCGTAGTTTTCAGTCCGACCGGCAGTACGGCCGCGCTTGTCAAAAAAGTAGGAGAAAAAATAGCCAAAGTACTGGGCGTACCCGTCAGCAGCGATAATTTCACGCTGCCGGAAGGACAGAAGGCCGTACGGTCCTATGATGCAGACACTCTCGTTGTTTTCGGAACTCCAACATATGCCGGCCGTGTGCCGAACAAGGCGCTGCCTTTTGTGCAGACCCTTTTTACCGGTCATGATACGCCGGCTGTGGCGCTTGTGACTTTCGGAAATCGCAGTTATGACAGTGCTTTGACCGAACTGGCACAGGAACTTACGGCTCATGGTTTTCATGCAGTTTCTGCCGGTGCTTTCGCCCGGAAACATGCTTTTGCCAATATCGGTACGGAACATCCAACCGAAGCAGATGATGCACTTCTGGAGCAGCTTGTTGCTGAGACGGCTGCACTGCTGCAGAAGGGAAAAGTTCCCGATGTAGTGATTAGAGACGGTGCTCCCGTTGCTCCTTATTATATCCCAAAAGGTGAGGATGGTCAGCCTGCCAAGTTCCTCAAGGCAAAACCCAAGACTGACCTTACAAAATGTGACCACTGCGGTAAATGTGCGGAAGTTTGTCCCATGGGTTCCATCAATAAAGAAAATACGGACGAAGTCCCGGGAATCTGTATCAAGTGCCAGGCCTGCATTGTGTACTGTCCGAAGCAGGCAAAGTACTTCGATGATCCGCGTTTCTTGTCACATAAGGCAATGCTGGAAAAGAATTTCCAGCGGACTGCCGCCTCTGAAATCTTTGTAGGAAAATAA
- a CDS encoding C4-dicarboxylate ABC transporter, protein MDLGVLSLILLLAAIVLGFFRKTNVGLVALLFALVLGRIAGMNDASILKGFNPNLFIKLMGVTFLFSVLNVNGTIDLLARKIVALAGKNNVLIPILIYLMGLGLTMCGPGSIPVLAIMPAFAIPIARAHGYNPLMLSIIGCCGCFSGRMTTITPEGILTYELLGKAGIDTATAVRPVFTNLFISGLLLAILCFVYYKGWRVEKREEIKEEEHLKTFTAQQWLSLLGLLAMAVLVIAFKFNIGLVAFAIAAVLLLCHCANEGKSFKGVPWGVLIMVSGVSTLMNIVIKTGGIKLLTAALSTMMTPFTGAAVMGATAGIMSLFSSGLGVVFPTLLPTVASVAEAVGDINPIVLGSMVVIGGTITGLSPVSTTGGMIMAILMAEDQENQELERHLFLSLVAWGFAALVLVILLALSGVYTLAL, encoded by the coding sequence ATGGATTTAGGTGTACTGTCATTGATCCTCCTGCTGGCGGCTATTGTACTCGGTTTCTTCCGGAAAACAAACGTCGGTCTTGTGGCACTGCTTTTTGCACTGGTGCTGGGCCGCATTGCCGGTATGAATGATGCGTCTATTTTGAAAGGATTCAATCCGAATCTTTTTATTAAACTGATGGGTGTTACCTTCTTGTTTAGTGTACTTAATGTTAACGGGACCATTGATCTGCTGGCCAGAAAAATTGTGGCACTGGCAGGGAAAAATAACGTGCTGATCCCGATCTTGATTTATTTGATGGGGCTGGGACTCACGATGTGCGGCCCTGGTTCCATCCCCGTACTTGCCATTATGCCGGCCTTTGCCATTCCGATTGCGAGAGCTCATGGTTATAATCCGCTGATGCTTTCTATCATTGGCTGCTGCGGATGTTTTTCCGGCCGCATGACGACAATTACGCCGGAAGGTATCCTGACCTACGAACTGCTGGGCAAGGCCGGAATTGATACAGCCACAGCCGTGCGTCCTGTATTTACCAACCTCTTTATTTCCGGACTTCTTCTTGCTATCTTGTGCTTTGTATATTACAAGGGATGGCGCGTGGAAAAACGGGAGGAAATCAAAGAAGAAGAACACTTAAAGACATTTACCGCGCAGCAGTGGCTGTCCCTTTTAGGACTTTTAGCCATGGCCGTCCTTGTCATTGCCTTTAAGTTCAATATTGGCCTTGTTGCTTTTGCCATTGCTGCCGTGCTGCTGCTCTGCCATTGCGCCAACGAAGGTAAAAGTTTTAAAGGCGTACCCTGGGGCGTTTTAATCATGGTTTCCGGTGTCAGCACACTGATGAATATCGTTATCAAGACGGGCGGCATCAAACTGCTTACGGCAGCCCTTTCCACGATGATGACTCCCTTTACGGGAGCCGCCGTCATGGGCGCTACTGCCGGAATCATGAGTTTGTTCTCTTCCGGGCTGGGTGTTGTGTTCCCAACGCTGCTTCCTACTGTGGCGAGTGTAGCCGAAGCCGTCGGCGATATCAATCCGATTGTCCTCGGTTCCATGGTCGTTATCGGCGGCACGATTACGGGACTTTCTCCGGTCTCTACGACGGGCGGTATGATTATGGCCATTTTGATGGCTGAAGATCAGGAAAATCAGGAACTGGAACGTCATCTGTTCCTGTCTCTGGTTGCCTGGGGATTTGCCGCACTGGTGCTGGTTATTCTCCTTGCACTGAGCGGTGTTTACACCCTGGCATTGTAA